In Nicotiana tabacum cultivar K326 chromosome 11, ASM71507v2, whole genome shotgun sequence, a single window of DNA contains:
- the LOC142165908 gene encoding uncharacterized protein LOC142165908: MFTTGYELFRMKDDESIQDMYTRFTSIVNGLHSIGEESKVNATTEAKDLQKLTIDELIGNLKTYEMKKMKDHEIREPKREKNLVLKVDNNDSSGEDGDMAYLTRRFQKMVRRNRDILKRAAQADQKAMTCVINTGNQDISLKIVLFTSKTSTTLDAWYDSSSEYEGNDEQRDTSMMEVEIESAEYDSIFALMAKSDEGKDDDGDEGAVKGSIQSWYMDYDYSKHMTRSTDYFLSLKSLQGGSVSFGNSKKGYILGVRRVRKTLTHSIENVYYVNGLKYSLLSVSQICDKGNKVEFLSKTCTITNLVTGEVVLMAKRFKNIYISNFESLTSGDLTYLSVVDDDAELWHRRLGHASFSLLNKRVKKDLIQVKMSYNVVSIRSDHDTEFDNAKFNEFFAENGISHNFSAPITPPKNGVVERKNRSS; the protein is encoded by the exons ATGTTTACTACTGGGTAtgaactcttcaggatgaaggatgatgagtccattCAGGACATGTATACTCGATTCACCTCCATCGTCAATGGGCTCCACTCTATAGGAGAG GAAAGCAAAGTCAATGCTACCACAGAAGCAAAAGATTTGCAAAAGCTGACCATTGACGAACTCATTGGAAATTTGAAGACctatgaaatgaagaaaatgaaggaCCATGAAATAAGAGAACCCAAAAGGGAaaagaacctggtcctcaaggTAGACAATAATGATTCAAGTGGTGAGGATGGTGACATGGCCTATTTGACAAGgagatttcagaaaatggttcgtAGAAATAGAGACATTCTGAAAAGGGCAGCTCAAGCAGATCAAAAGGCTATGACTTGTGTCATAAATACGGGAAACCAGGACATTTCATTAAAGATTGTCCTCTTCACAAGCAAGACTAGTACAA CTCTTGATGCATGGTATGACTCCTCCAGTGAATATGAGGGAAATGATGAACAAAGGGACACCTCTATGATGGAGGTTGAAATCGAATCAGCTGAATATGACTCTATTTTTGCCCTAATGGCAAAATCTGACGAGGGAAaagatgatgatggtgatgag GGAGCAGTGAAAGGAAGCATCCAAAGTTGGTATATGGATTATGACTACTCTAAGCATATGACTAGAAGCACTGATTATTTCCTTTCACTCAAATCCCTACAAGGTGGGAGTGTGTCCTTTGGCAATAGCAAAAAAGGATACATTCTAGGAGTAAGAAGAGTTAGGAAGACACTCACTCActcaattgagaatgtgtactatgtgaaTGGCCTGAAATACAGCCTACTAAGTGTCTCTCAAATCTGCGACAAAGGAAACAAAGTTGAATTCTTATCAAAGACTTGCACAATCACCAATCTTGTGACTGGTGAAGTGGTTCTGATGGcaaaaagattcaaaaatatCTACATTTCTAATTTTGAGTCTTTGACCAGTGGGGATCTTACATATTtgagtgttgttgatgatgatgctgagttGTGGCATAGAAGATTGGGACATGCAAGCTTTTCATTGCTGAACAAGCGGGTTAAGAAGGACCTG ATTCAAGTAAAGATGAGCTATAATGTTGTAAGCATAAGATCTGATCATGACACAGAGTTTGATAATGCAAAATTCAACGAATTCTTTGCTGAAAATGGTATAAGTCATAATTTTTCAGCTCCCATAACACCCCCAAAAAATGGTGTTGTGGAAAGGAAAAATAGGAGCTCTTGA
- the LOC107828504 gene encoding transcription factor GTE6 — protein MEGVDASNLDLEKVGPQGNVAEVDGFRCSVDELVMKVDKLEQRVNEVEKFYLNASIKQPNTSKNTSSGKYKDKEKHVPGFKKLQLEASRGEAAAAKRMQELMRQFGTILRQITQHKWAWPFMQPVDVEGLGLHDYYEIIDRPMDFSTIKNQMEARDGAGYKHVREIFADVRLVFKNAMKYNDEKSDVHRMAKTLLEKFEEKWLQLLPKVTEEEKRREEEEAEVQLNMQLAQEAAHAKLARDLCNELYEVDTHLEELREMVVTRCRKISIEEKRNLGIALTKLSPEDLSKALEIVAQNNPLFPASAEEVELDIDAQSELTLWRLKFFVKDALEVQGKITSKGDNSNSVNLAVTNPNISAASKRKKEICDALVKNAKKRNKKPSK, from the exons ATGGAAGGTGTAGATGCATCCAATTTGGATTTGGAAAAGGTGGGACCACAAGGTAATGTTGCAGAAGTGGATGGTTTTAGATGCAGTGTTGACGAGCTAGTCATGAAAGTCGATAAG CTTGAACAAAGAGTGAATGAAGTTGAGAAGTTCTACTTGAACGCAAGCATAAAGCAACCAAACACTTCAAAGAATACTTCTTCAGGGAAGTACAAAGATAAGGAGAAACATGTTCCTGGCTTTAAGAAGCTACAACTAGAAGCATCACGTGGAGAGGCCGCTGCGGCTAAGAGGATGCAGGAGCTTATGCGCCAGTTTGGCACAATTTTGCGCCAG ATCACTCAGCACAAATGGGCTTGGCCTTTTATGCAGCCAGTTGATGTTGAAGGACTTGGGTTGCATGACTATTATGAG ATTATTGATAGGCCCATGGACTTCAGTACAATAAAGAACCAAATGGAGGCCAGGGATGGTGCCGGGTATAAGCATGTCAGAGAGATTTTTGCTGATGTTAGACTGGTGTTCAAGAATGCAATGAAGTACAATGATGAAAAGAGTGATGTTCATCGAATGGCGAAAACATTATTGGAAAAATTTGAGGAGAAATGGTTGCAACTTCTGCCAAAAGTTACTGAGGAG GAAAAAAGACGAGAAGAGGAGGAAGCAGAAGTTCAATTGAATATGCAGCTTGCTCAGGAGGCCGCTCATGCCAAATTGGCGAGGGATCTGTGCAACGAG CTTTATGAAGTTGATACACACTTGGAGGAACTCAGAGAGATGGTGGTCACAAGATGCAG AAAAATATCAATAGAGGAGAAGAGAAATCTAGGAATAGCTCTCACGAAGTTATCTCCTGAAGATCTTAGTAAGGCGCTGGAGATAGTAGCGCAAAATAATCCACTATTTCCAGCCTCGGCAGAAGAGGTGGAACTTGACATTGATGCTCAG AGTGAATTGACATTGTGGAGGCTAAAATTTTTCGTCAAGGATGCATTAGAAGTTCAGGGCAAGATTACAAGCAAAGGTGACAACAGTAACTCGGTCAATCTAGCTGTTACAAATCCTAATATCAGTGCTGCctccaaaagaaaaaaggagatttGTGATGCTCTTGTGAAGAATGCCAAGAAACGAAATAAAAAGCCCTCTAAATGA
- the LOC107785293 gene encoding uncharacterized protein LOC107785293, whose protein sequence is MKEKKLIALGFEGSANKIGVGVVALDGTILSNPRHTYITPPGHGFLPRETAQHHHQHVLPLIKSALETAGVTPDEIDCLCYTKGPGMGAPLQVAAVVVRVLSQLWKKPIVGVNHCVAHIEMGRIVTGADDPVVLYVSGGNTQVIAYSEGRYRIFGETIDIAVGNCLDRFARVLTLSNDPSPGYNIEQLAKKGEKFIELPYVVKGMDVSFSGILSYIEATAEEKLKNNECTPADLCFSLQETLFAMLVEITERAMAHCDKKNVLIVGGVGCNERLQQMMQIMCSERGGKLFATDDRYCIDNGAMIAYTGLLEYANGASTPMEESTFTQRFRTDEVLATWREKESAKV, encoded by the exons ATGAAAGAGAAGAAATTGATAGCCTTAGGGTTCGAGGGTTCCGCCAACAAAATCGGCGTAGGAGTAGTAGCACTCGATGGCACAATCCTCTCAAATCCACGGCACACTTACATTACGCCGCCGGGCCACGGTTTTCTCCCGCGTGAAACCGCGCAGCACCACCACCAACACGTGCTACCCTTAATAAAATCCGCCCTAGAAACCGCCGGAGTAACTCCGGACGAAATAGACTGTCTCTGCTATACGAAAGGCCCCGGCATGGGTGCGCCGCTGCAGGTTGCGGCGGTGGTAGTGCGCGTGTTATCTCAGCTGTGGAAGAAACCTATCGTTGGGGTAAACCATTGTGTGGCCCATATTGAAATGGGTCGGATTGTAACCGGGGCTGATGATCCGGTTGTGTTGTATGTGAGTGGGGGAAATACTCAGGTTATTGCGTATAGTGAGGGAAGGTATAGGATTTTCGGGGAGACGATTGATATTGCTGTGGGGAATTGCTTGGATAGGTTTGCTAGGGTTCTTACTCTGTCCAATGATCCTAGCCCTGGGTACAACATTGAACAG CTTGCAAAGAAGGGGGAAAAGTTCATTGAACTTCCATATGTTGTAAAGGGAATGGATGTATCATTCAGTGGAATACTGAGCTACATTGAAGCCACTGCAGAGGAGAAGCTGAAAAATAATGAGTGCACACCAGCAGACCTTTGTTTCTCTTTGCAG GAAACTCTGTTTGCGATGCTTGTAGAGATTACAGAACGAGCAATGGCTCATTGTGATAAGAAAAATGTGCTAATTGTTGGTGGTGTAGGATGCAATGAGCGCTTGCAACAGATGATGCAAATAATGTGCTCTGAGAGGGGCGGCAAGTTGTTTGCAACTGATGACAGGTACTGCATTGACAATGGAGCAATGATTGCTTATACTGGTCTCCTAGAGTATGCAAATGGTGCATCGACTCCGATGGAGGAATCAACATTCACACAGCGATTTAGAACCGATGAGGTCCTTGCAACTTGGAGAGAGAAGGAATCAGCAAAAGTCTGA